CTCGCCGACTTAAACGCCCTCGCACTAAAACGCAGCCACTCGAATAGCGGATCGTTTATCGCTGCAATCACCCTTTTACGTGTTGATTCGCGCGTAGCTGCATAACCGTTTCATGCTCAACCGGCGCGGCACTGTGTAATATTGGTTGCTCGCGCAATCGCTTGCTGCATAAGGCTGTCACGGCAATGCCATTCGGTAATGTTGCCCTATAAAGTGCGCGCAAACGATTTGCGCGAAAGTAAATCAAGCAATACTTACTTGTCGTCCTTCACCGGAGAATCCATGAACCAATCGAAAGGCGCCGCATTGATTGAAGTGCTGACGCGGCACCGCGACACGCTGTTGACCGACTGGCTGAACCAGCATTTGTCCATCGCGCTGCGTCGCGGCCTGACGACCGAAGCGGATATGTCGGATCAGTTCCGCAATTTCCTGAACATATTCGTCGATACGCTTTCGAGCGCGGATACGCTGGATGCGAGCCGTCCCGAATGGGAGCCCGTGCGTACGTTTCTCTCGGAGATGTCCGCGCATCGCGCGCGCCAGGGGTTCACGCCGGCTGAAACCGCAACCTTCGTGTTTTCGCTGAAGCAGCCGCTCTATACGCGTTTGCGCGACGAGTTGCGCGATAACGCACTGGAACTCGCGGAAACGAGCTGGGCCGTGAACCAGTTGCTCGACGCACTCGGCCTCTTCACCACCGAAGTGTTCCAGCGCAGCCGCGAGGCCATCATTATTCGTCAGCAGGAAGAGCTGCTCGAACTGTCGACGCCGGTCGTCGAGCTGTGGGAAGGCATTCTTGCCCTGCCGCTGATCGGCACGCTCGATTCGGCGCGCACCCAGGTCGTGATGGAAAGCCTGCTGCAGAAAATCGTCGATACCGGCGCCTCGATCGCCATTATCGACATCACCGGCGTGCCGACCGTCGATACGCTTGTCGCGCAGCATCTGTTGAAGACCGTCGCGGCCGCGCGGCTCATGGGCGCCGATTGCATCATCAGCGGCATTCGCCCGCAAATCGCGCAGACCATCGTGCACCTTGGCGTCGATCTCACGAACGTCACCACGAAATCGACGCTTGCCGATGCCTTCGTCATCGCGCTGCAGCGCAGCGGCTCGAGCATCGCCGCGCGCGGCGAAAGCTGAGGCGGCCCGACATGGACCGTATTCCGATTTTGCGGATGGGCGACTGCCTGATCGTCGCGATTCAGGTCGATATGCATGACCGCCTCGCGATCGCCCTGCAGGACGACCTGACCGCGCGCATCGTCAAGGATCGCGCTAAGGGCGTGCTGATCGACATTTCGGCACTCGATATCGTCGATTCATTCATCGGCCGGATGATCAGCAACACCGCGGCGATGGCGACCGTGCTCGATGCGCAGACGGTGGTCGTCGGCATGCAGCCTTCGGTGGCGATCACGCTCGTCGAACTGGGTCTCACGCTGACCGGCGTGCGTACGGCGCTCAATGTCGAGCGCGGCATGGCGCTGCTGCAGCAGCGGCGCCGTT
The nucleotide sequence above comes from Paraburkholderia sp. SOS3. Encoded proteins:
- a CDS encoding STAS domain-containing protein, whose amino-acid sequence is MNQSKGAALIEVLTRHRDTLLTDWLNQHLSIALRRGLTTEADMSDQFRNFLNIFVDTLSSADTLDASRPEWEPVRTFLSEMSAHRARQGFTPAETATFVFSLKQPLYTRLRDELRDNALELAETSWAVNQLLDALGLFTTEVFQRSREAIIIRQQEELLELSTPVVELWEGILALPLIGTLDSARTQVVMESLLQKIVDTGASIAIIDITGVPTVDTLVAQHLLKTVAAARLMGADCIISGIRPQIAQTIVHLGVDLTNVTTKSTLADAFVIALQRSGSSIAARGES
- a CDS encoding STAS domain-containing protein, which translates into the protein MDRIPILRMGDCLIVAIQVDMHDRLAIALQDDLTARIVKDRAKGVLIDISALDIVDSFIGRMISNTAAMATVLDAQTVVVGMQPSVAITLVELGLTLTGVRTALNVERGMALLQQRRR